The Ziziphus jujuba cultivar Dongzao chromosome 3, ASM3175591v1 region tcttttttcttatgtgttcagaactccattttattttatttatttattttttgcaaaaaattagATGGCTTCCGAGTGAAGACATAAAGTTGGATTGAAATCAATGACCTGTGTTCAGTGGTTAATTTCTGGAGCCAAAATAGCCACGAGAAACTTCTGGCCTCTACATAAAGAAGGATGGAAGATGATTCTGATATGAACATAAAGAAAGAAGTTGAAGTGTCAACTCGTAATGAGGGAGTTGATGATGACAGAGTAGGTGAACGGAGTGTACCAGGGTTGGGAGATGAAGAAGTAGAACCTCCGGCTGTTGGAATGGTGTTTTCCTCTGAAGATGAAGTACGGAATTATTATTCGAAATATGCTCAACATGAAGGCTTTGGTGTTTATCGGAGAAGCTCAAGGTGCGGGGATGATGGAAAAGTCAAATACTTTACACTTGCTTGTGCTAAAGCCGGTAAAGTTCGTGGAAGCAATGGAAATAATAGGTTTCCTTGGAGACAGTCACCTAAAACAAACTGCAAAGCTAAGATTAATGTTGCAGTAGAGTCTCATACACGGGTCTATGTTTGTCATGTCGTCCTTGAACATAATCATGAACTAAGTCCAGGAAAGGTACATCGAAATATATGCAAGAAAAGTGGGATTCGTCGAGTGCATAAAAGACGTGAAGGGAAAGAGCAGGTAGGATCTACAATACTCGAGCTCTTGCATCCAACCGCTGGAAAAAAGCTGGggtgtgaaaatttaatgtcAGGTGGAAATTTCGTTTTTGTGATTGTTAGGGTCCTTTTATGATGCTAGCATCAATAATCAAGATATCCAATTAGTGTAAATTAAATTGGAGGCTTCAAAAGTGTCCTTTTCTGGTTTGTTCGATGGGTTTGTGATCACAACAGATTTTGCAGGGGAAGGAGGCTCTTGTTCTGATCAACTAAGCAATGGTGACTGTCATATTCTATTCCATGATGTTGGCCATTCTTCAGGTGAAAATGTGTTCCCTCATCTCAGCAAAAGTCCGGTGTCTGGAATTTCTCAAAATTGTAAGCTAAGAATTAAATCTTCTATTGGTATATTTGtcttgttttggtttttggaaGCATTCAATTTGAATACCAAGGGCTTGTGTTGTTGGTAGGGTGTTTTAGCAATGTGTTCTGTTTCCTACCATTTTGAGGTCAGAAAACTTTTTCCGGAACAGTAACCCAGCCCTGC contains the following coding sequences:
- the LOC107422427 gene encoding uncharacterized protein LOC107422427 isoform X6; this encodes MEDDSDMNIKKEVEVSTRNEGVDDDRVGERSVPGLGDEEVEPPAVGMVFSSEDEVRNYYSKYAQHEGFGVYRRSSRCGDDGKVKYFTLACAKAGKVRGSNGNNRFPWRQSPKTNCKAKINVAVESHTRVYVCHVVLEHNHELSPGKVHRNICKKSGIRRVHKRREGKEQVGSTILELLHPTAGKKLGCENLMSGEGGSCSDQLSNGDCHILFHDVGHSSGENVFPHLSKSPVSGISQNLITNAVQEALKSALVKRAVGLVKSGMVIGLGAGRTLSLIVEELGTLIREGKVDLNDVHNIDIAFDVVDEVDFNKNMLKGSGATHTVQKVVYSMADMCVILAEHAKVVHRLGSKNPVAVEVLPIAVTPVLRRLVALGGVPEIRSALRKDGPVITDLGNMIVDVGFPNGIQNPAELEKNINVIPGVVDNGVVTGVATAVLVAFRNGGDVSVMNLEKFVEVVLGHRCSSFVL
- the LOC107422427 gene encoding ribose-5-phosphate isomerase isoform X5; the protein is MEDDSDMNIKKEVEVSTRNEGVDDDRVGERSVPGLGDEEVEPPAVGMVFSSEDEVRNYYSKYAQHEGFGVYRRSSRCGDDGKVKYFTLACAKAGKVRGSNGNNRFPWRQSPKTNCKAKINVAVESHTRVYVCHVVLEHNHELSPGKVHRNICKKSGIRRVHKRREGKEQVGSTILELLHPTAGKKLGCENLMSGEGGSCSDQLSNGDCHILFHDVGHSSGENVFPHLSKSPVSGISQNLITNAVQEALKSALVKRAVGLVKSGMVIGLGAGRTLSLIVEELGTLIREGKLKGIVVVGTNYQSRSVARQFGVTTVDLNDVHNIDIAFDVVDEVDFNKNMLKGSGATHTVQKVVYSMADMCVILAEHAKVVHRLGSKNPVAVEVLPIAVTPVLRRLVALGGVPEIRSALRKDGPVITDLGNMIVDVGFPNGIQNPAELEKNINVIPGVVDNGFSGWPNQAWNSDHQLFE